From one Pedobacter faecalis genomic stretch:
- the xylA gene encoding xylose isomerase, which yields MSATHSNEYFQGIGQIKYEGPDSKNPLAFRYYNPDQLVAGKTLKEHLRFAGAYWHSFCGNGADPFGAPTHLHAWDKKSDAVDRAREKMDAAFEFLSKMNLPYYCFHDVDLVDYGNDIRENDRRLQILVDHAKEKQTETGVKLLWGTANLFSHIRYMNGASTNPDFHVLTHAAAQVKAALDATIALGGENYVFWGGREGYMTLLNTDMKREQEHFARFLHAAKDYARKNGFKGNFFIEPKPCEPTKHQYDYDVATVLGFLQKFDLMDDFKLNIEVNHATLAGHTFQHELQAAADAGLLGSIDANRGDYQNGWDTDQFPNNINELVEAMLIILDNGGLKGGGINFDAKIRRNSTDPADLFYAHIGGMDIFARALLIADNILEISEYRKIRADRYASFDTGAGKAFEEGSLTLEQLRDYAIEHGEPAVISGRQEYLENLINRYI from the coding sequence ATGTCAGCAACTCATTCAAACGAATATTTCCAGGGCATCGGCCAGATTAAATACGAAGGACCCGACAGCAAAAATCCGCTTGCTTTCAGATACTATAATCCAGATCAGTTGGTGGCTGGCAAAACGTTAAAAGAGCATTTGCGTTTTGCGGGGGCGTACTGGCATTCGTTCTGCGGCAATGGGGCAGATCCTTTTGGTGCGCCTACACATTTACATGCATGGGACAAGAAATCGGACGCAGTGGACCGGGCGCGCGAAAAAATGGATGCGGCTTTCGAGTTTTTAAGCAAGATGAACCTGCCGTATTACTGTTTTCACGATGTTGACCTGGTAGATTACGGAAACGATATCAGGGAAAACGACAGGCGACTGCAAATCCTGGTAGACCACGCTAAGGAGAAACAAACGGAGACGGGCGTTAAGCTGCTTTGGGGAACGGCCAATCTCTTCTCGCACATCAGGTATATGAACGGGGCGTCGACGAATCCCGATTTTCATGTACTTACACATGCTGCCGCACAAGTGAAGGCAGCGCTGGATGCAACCATCGCGCTTGGCGGCGAGAATTATGTGTTTTGGGGTGGTCGAGAGGGTTATATGACCTTGCTGAATACGGATATGAAACGTGAGCAGGAGCATTTCGCCAGGTTCCTGCATGCAGCCAAAGACTACGCACGCAAAAATGGTTTCAAAGGCAATTTTTTTATTGAACCTAAGCCTTGCGAGCCGACCAAGCACCAATATGATTACGATGTAGCTACTGTGTTGGGTTTTCTTCAGAAGTTCGACCTTATGGACGACTTCAAGCTTAACATTGAGGTCAACCACGCCACCTTAGCCGGGCATACCTTTCAGCATGAGCTTCAGGCAGCTGCCGATGCGGGATTGCTGGGCTCTATCGATGCCAATCGCGGCGACTACCAGAACGGATGGGATACGGATCAGTTTCCGAACAATATTAATGAGCTGGTGGAGGCGATGCTGATCATTCTGGATAATGGGGGGTTAAAAGGAGGGGGTATAAACTTCGATGCGAAGATCAGGAGGAATTCGACGGATCCTGCTGACCTTTTCTATGCGCACATTGGCGGCATGGATATTTTCGCAAGGGCGCTGCTGATTGCGGATAATATCCTTGAAATCTCCGAATACAGGAAGATAAGGGCGGATCGCTATGCATCATTCGACACAGGAGCAGGTAAGGCTTTCGAGGAGGGGTCGTTAACCTTAGAACAGTTGCGCGATTACGCTATTGAGCATGGTGAACCAGCCGTGATAAGCGGCAGACAGGAATATCTGGAGAATTTGATCAACAGGTATATCTAA